The Streptomyces laurentii genome contains a region encoding:
- a CDS encoding sugar transferase (2SCK8.01, probable sugar transferase (fragment), len: >256 aa; similarto SW:GTRB_BPSFX (EMBL:AF056939) Bacteriophage SfX (Shigella flexneri bacteriophage X) bactoprenol glucosyl transferase (EC 2.4.1.*) GtrB, 305 aa; fasta scores: opt: 659 z-score: 787.3 E(): 0; 42.3% identity in 246 aa overlap and to middle part of TR:O86666 (EMBL:AL031182) Streptomyces coelicolor sugar transferase SC4A2.10c, 478 aa; fasta scores: opt: 1022 z-score: 1213.9 E(): 0; 61.5% identity in 247 aa overlap. Contains possible hydrophobic membrane spanning regions at C-terminal domain; SCK20.16, probable transferase (fragment), len: >92 aa; similarto N-terminal region of SW:GTRB_BPSF5 (EMBL:U82619) Shigella flexneri bacteriophage V bactoprenol glucosyl transferase (EC 2.4.1.-) GtrB, 307 aa; fasta scores: opt: 264 z-score: 364.3 E(): 9.3e-13; 47.3% identity in 91 aa overlap and to N-terminal region of TR:O86666 (EMBL:AL031182) Streptomyces coelicolor sugar transferase SC4A2.10c, 478 aa; fasta scores: opt: 341 z-score: 431.2 E(): 2.4e-18; 61.1% identity in 90 aa overlap;~Bacterial DPM1_like enzymes are related to eukaryotic DPM1; cd04187;~DXD motif;~Ligand binding site;~Putative Catalytic site;~identified by MetaGeneAnnotator; putative;~sugar transferase [Streptomyces coelicolor A3(2)];~undecaprenyl phosphate 4-deoxy-4-formamido-L-arabinose transferase; Provisional) produces the protein MLLSIVVPCFNEEEIIGRFHDQVTQELARLGGDSACDFEIVYVDDGSRDRTLPLLEDIAAGDPRARYVSFSRNFGKEAAMLAGLRHAGGDAVVIMDADLQHPPELVHRMLELHREGYDQVIARRTRTGDRVTRTLTARLYYWAINRLVDVELVDGVGDFRLLSRRTVDSILELTEYNRFSKGLFAWVGFRTTTFAYENAVRDQGTSKWTFGKLLNYGLDGLLSFNNKPLRAAVYLGMALVAVAFAYAAWIVGVALVNGVDTPGYVTLLVTVTALAGVQMVMLGLVGEYVGRIYYEVKRRPHYLVQATNTAVPPARRGEQGAAKNRAEELARR, from the coding sequence GTGCTGCTCTCGATCGTGGTCCCGTGCTTCAACGAAGAAGAGATCATCGGTCGTTTCCACGACCAGGTGACTCAGGAACTCGCCCGCCTCGGCGGTGATTCCGCTTGCGATTTCGAAATCGTCTATGTCGACGACGGAAGCCGCGACCGGACCCTTCCGCTTCTGGAGGACATCGCCGCCGGCGACCCCCGGGCGCGCTATGTCTCCTTCAGCCGCAACTTCGGCAAGGAGGCCGCCATGCTGGCGGGCCTGCGCCACGCCGGCGGCGACGCCGTCGTCATCATGGACGCCGACCTCCAGCACCCACCGGAGCTCGTGCACCGCATGCTGGAGCTGCACAGAGAGGGATACGACCAGGTCATCGCCCGTCGTACGCGCACCGGCGACCGGGTCACCCGCACCCTGACCGCCCGCCTCTACTACTGGGCGATCAACCGGCTCGTCGACGTGGAACTCGTCGACGGCGTCGGAGACTTCCGGCTGCTGTCCCGCCGCACCGTCGACTCCATTCTCGAACTGACCGAATACAACCGCTTCTCCAAGGGCCTGTTCGCCTGGGTCGGATTCCGGACGACGACCTTCGCGTACGAGAATGCGGTGCGTGACCAGGGCACCTCCAAGTGGACCTTCGGGAAACTGCTCAACTACGGTCTCGACGGCCTTCTCTCCTTCAACAACAAACCGCTGCGGGCCGCCGTCTATCTCGGAATGGCCCTGGTCGCGGTGGCTTTCGCGTATGCCGCCTGGATCGTGGGTGTCGCCCTGGTGAACGGCGTGGACACTCCCGGTTATGTGACCCTCCTCGTGACGGTCACGGCGCTCGCCGGCGTCCAGATGGTCATGCTGGGTCTGGTGGGCGAGTACGTCGGCCGTATCTACTACGAGGTGAAGCGGCGCCCGCACTATCTGGTGCAGGCGACGAACACGGCCGTCCCGCCGGCGCGGCGCGGCGAGCAGGGCGCGGCGAAGAACCGTGCGGAGGAGTTGGCGCGCCGATGA
- a CDS encoding mazG-family transcriptional regulator (MazG-family transcriptional regulator [Streptomyces griseoflavus Tu4000];~Nucleoside Triphosphate Pyrophosphohydrolase (EC 3.6.1.8) N-terminal tandem-domain of MazG proteins from Escherichia coli and bacterial homologs; cd11528;~homodimer interface [polypeptide binding];~identified by MetaGeneAnnotator; putative;~metal binding site [ion binding];~nucleoside triphosphate pyrophosphohydrolase; Reviewed), with the protein MNAENPGRVVLLTASHRVAPGLLSWPAWQALHAADRVLCPDADHLQLPYLREAGVTVELGRPSAADLVEACAGGRTVVYLPSGEGDGALTDGLARMAGSGRYAMPDLELLPGSYDLPGARLLDLVQVMDRIRRECPWSSRQTHEGLAKYGIEEMYELVEAIEDGDREELREELGDVLLQVVFHARIAEEDDEAPFSVDDVAGTIVAKLINRHPHVFGDATAETPEDVRAQWLRAKAVEKRRESVTDGVPVGQPGLALAAKLASRVRTAGLDVPPPAGDGIGYELLALAVRAEAAGVDPESALRAAGRLYRDAIRAAEGLEETGA; encoded by the coding sequence GTGAACGCTGAGAACCCCGGCCGTGTCGTCCTGCTCACCGCCAGCCACCGGGTGGCGCCCGGACTGCTGTCCTGGCCCGCCTGGCAGGCGCTGCACGCGGCCGACCGGGTGCTGTGCCCCGACGCGGACCACCTCCAGCTGCCGTACCTGCGCGAGGCCGGCGTCACCGTCGAGCTCGGGCGGCCCTCTGCGGCCGACCTCGTCGAGGCGTGCGCCGGCGGCCGGACCGTCGTCTACCTGCCCTCGGGCGAGGGCGACGGGGCGCTGACCGACGGCCTCGCGCGGATGGCCGGCTCCGGCCGGTACGCCATGCCCGACCTGGAGCTCCTGCCCGGCTCGTACGACCTGCCCGGCGCCCGGCTGCTCGACCTCGTCCAGGTCATGGACCGCATCCGGCGCGAGTGCCCGTGGTCCTCGCGGCAGACCCACGAGGGCCTCGCGAAGTACGGCATCGAGGAGATGTACGAACTCGTCGAGGCCATCGAGGACGGCGACCGCGAAGAGCTCCGCGAGGAACTCGGCGACGTGCTGCTCCAGGTCGTCTTCCACGCGCGGATCGCCGAGGAGGACGACGAGGCGCCGTTCTCGGTGGACGACGTGGCCGGGACGATCGTGGCCAAGCTGATCAACCGCCACCCGCACGTCTTCGGCGACGCGACCGCCGAGACCCCGGAGGACGTACGGGCCCAGTGGCTGCGGGCCAAGGCCGTCGAGAAGCGGCGCGAGTCCGTCACCGACGGCGTGCCGGTCGGCCAGCCGGGCCTCGCGCTCGCCGCGAAGCTCGCGAGCCGCGTCCGGACGGCCGGCCTCGACGTGCCCCCGCCGGCCGGCGACGGCATCGGCTACGAACTCCTCGCCCTCGCCGTCCGCGCGGAAGCCGCCGGCGTCGACCCCGAATCCGCCCTCCGCGCCGCCGGCCGCCTCTACCGCGACGCGATCCGCGCGGCGGAGGGCCTGGAGGAGACCGGGGCCTGA
- a CDS encoding integral membrane protein (Bacterial membrane protein YfhO; pfam09586;~identified by MetaGeneAnnotator; putative;~integral membrane protein, partial [Streptomyces pristinaespiralis ATCC25486]), with translation MKIRIPLTGRDARGGRGAGPGFGARGRVPLCAGLLTVLAVCAGDAVATTFPFGRHHRSVNDLANQFLPFHARLWDLLHGRADGGVLLNWQSGWGTSFLPDLGTYLTSPFAPLVALAPRADLEYALYAVTLLKMATAAAAMAYVLPRLIPPAQGPAAGPAGEAGTRAGWQRWGAGLLGAAYGLCGWAILEAVYNPMWLDGLIAFPLLCLVGGVWVRERRRPLLGPLVVALCWTANFYTAYMATLGAALVLLVLAPDRRVVLRGAATVLLGIGLAAPVLVPVFLGTRWAYPGLVREFAPAGGADLAARLLPATYGFSTPALFVATLVPVLAASLVFRRRWRWPCLVAGVALSLQWTPTHLVWHVFTTPNGSPYRQTFVLAGVLVIAAWAALADGLPDRRSLLGGAALVAALALAALGSGEATVVGWALFAAGLLSVFVLPYTSAGGVSRTYARVAVLALLPAVLVAQAAATTAWGDKERLARLDDYRPWNAADTRRAAALADADGWPAYRTDSGRPQVTGNEPMSVGGQGGAYYSSLTPDVLTRTMAALGAGWTSRGRNLQSLDNPVTDALFAVGARWRDGAVVRTGPVPPLVTVRPAGPAPRFGASPFRNQELLLGARVYEPPDPATGACRVGTEVFLWAPDRTGPARLGTRTVELRGGLPKRRAALTSLGVQRVAGPRVEGGGPGGQVACLDHARLRAAVTALRATAPTAVEVTGTGVRATLRPGTTGTLVLSAPRIPGWTCGGRPAGAYAGLVAAPADPAATSLTCSFRPPGLRAGLAAAGASLLLLTAWVVAYRRGRRGDRTGDAAPEASPEPEAAGSAA, from the coding sequence ATGAAGATCAGGATTCCGCTGACCGGCCGCGATGCCCGCGGGGGACGGGGCGCCGGCCCGGGCTTCGGCGCGCGGGGCCGGGTGCCGCTGTGCGCCGGGCTGCTCACCGTCCTCGCCGTCTGCGCCGGGGACGCCGTCGCCACGACGTTCCCCTTCGGCCGCCACCACCGCTCGGTCAACGACCTGGCCAACCAGTTCCTGCCGTTCCACGCCCGCCTGTGGGACCTGCTGCACGGCCGCGCCGACGGCGGTGTGCTGCTGAACTGGCAGTCCGGCTGGGGCACCAGCTTCCTGCCGGACCTCGGAACGTATCTGACCAGCCCGTTCGCCCCGCTCGTCGCCCTCGCGCCGCGCGCCGATCTGGAATACGCCCTTTACGCGGTCACCCTCTTGAAGATGGCGACGGCCGCCGCCGCCATGGCCTACGTCCTTCCCCGGCTGATTCCCCCGGCCCAAGGGCCGGCGGCGGGACCGGCGGGGGAAGCGGGTACGCGCGCGGGGTGGCAGCGGTGGGGTGCGGGGCTGCTCGGCGCCGCGTACGGGCTGTGCGGCTGGGCGATCCTGGAGGCCGTCTACAACCCGATGTGGCTGGACGGCCTGATCGCGTTCCCGCTGCTCTGCCTGGTGGGCGGAGTGTGGGTACGGGAGCGGCGGCGGCCCCTGCTCGGGCCGCTGGTCGTGGCGCTGTGCTGGACCGCCAACTTCTACACCGCGTACATGGCCACCCTCGGCGCCGCGCTCGTCCTCCTCGTCCTGGCGCCGGACCGGCGGGTGGTGCTGCGCGGCGCGGCGACCGTGCTGCTCGGCATCGGTCTGGCGGCGCCGGTCCTGGTCCCGGTGTTCCTGGGGACGCGGTGGGCCTACCCGGGTCTCGTACGGGAGTTCGCCCCGGCGGGCGGCGCGGACCTGGCGGCGCGGCTGCTGCCCGCCACGTACGGCTTCTCGACCCCGGCGCTGTTCGTCGCCACGCTGGTCCCGGTCCTCGCGGCCTCGCTGGTGTTCCGCCGCCGGTGGCGGTGGCCGTGTCTGGTGGCGGGGGTCGCGCTGTCGCTCCAGTGGACACCGACGCATCTGGTGTGGCACGTCTTCACCACCCCGAACGGCAGCCCGTACCGCCAGACCTTCGTCCTCGCGGGCGTCCTCGTCATCGCGGCGTGGGCGGCACTGGCGGACGGTCTGCCGGACCGTCGTTCGCTCCTCGGCGGCGCCGCGCTGGTCGCGGCCCTGGCGCTGGCCGCGCTGGGCAGCGGGGAGGCGACGGTGGTGGGCTGGGCGCTGTTCGCGGCGGGCCTGCTGTCCGTCTTCGTCCTCCCGTACACGTCCGCCGGTGGCGTTTCCCGTACGTACGCGCGCGTGGCCGTGCTCGCCCTGCTGCCCGCCGTCCTGGTGGCGCAGGCCGCCGCCACGACGGCCTGGGGCGACAAGGAGCGGCTCGCCCGCCTCGACGACTACCGTCCCTGGAACGCCGCCGACACCCGCCGGGCCGCCGCCCTCGCGGACGCGGACGGCTGGCCCGCGTACCGTACGGACTCCGGCCGCCCCCAGGTCACCGGCAACGAGCCGATGTCCGTCGGCGGCCAGGGCGGCGCGTACTACAGCAGCCTCACACCCGACGTCCTCACCCGCACCATGGCCGCGCTCGGCGCCGGCTGGACCTCGCGGGGCCGCAATCTGCAGAGCCTCGACAACCCGGTGACCGACGCGCTGTTCGCGGTCGGCGCGCGCTGGCGGGACGGTGCGGTGGTGCGTACGGGTCCGGTGCCGCCGCTGGTGACGGTACGGCCCGCGGGCCCGGCCCCCCGCTTCGGCGCCTCGCCGTTCCGCAACCAGGAACTCCTGCTGGGCGCCCGCGTCTACGAGCCGCCGGACCCGGCGACCGGGGCGTGCCGGGTGGGCACCGAGGTGTTCCTGTGGGCGCCCGACCGCACGGGCCCGGCCCGCCTCGGCACGCGCACCGTCGAACTGCGCGGCGGCCTGCCCAAGCGGCGCGCCGCGCTCACCTCGCTCGGCGTGCAGCGGGTCGCGGGCCCGCGCGTCGAGGGCGGCGGGCCGGGCGGGCAGGTCGCCTGCCTGGACCACGCCCGGCTGCGGGCGGCGGTGACGGCGCTGCGCGCCACGGCGCCGACGGCGGTCGAGGTCACCGGCACCGGTGTCCGCGCCACTCTCCGCCCGGGCACCACCGGCACGCTCGTCCTGTCCGCGCCCCGCATCCCCGGCTGGACCTGCGGCGGTCGCCCGGCCGGCGCGTACGCGGGCCTGGTCGCCGCCCCGGCGGACCCGGCCGCGACGAGCCTTACGTGTTCCTTCCGGCCGCCGGGCCTGCGCGCGGGCCTGGCGGCGGCGGGCGCGTCCCTGCTGCTGCTCACGGCCTGGGTCGTCGCGTACCGCCGCGGGCGTCGGGGCGACCGGACCGGCGACGCCGCCCCGGAAGCGTCCCCGGAGCCCGAGGCGGCGGGTTCGGCGGCGTAG
- a CDS encoding flavohemoprotein (FAD binding pocket [chemical binding];~Ferredoxin reductase (FNR), an FAD and NAD(P) binding protein, was intially identified as a chloroplast reductase activity, catalyzing the electron transfer from reduced iron-sulfur protein ferredoxin to NADP+ as the final step in the electron transport...; cl06868;~Globins are heme proteins, which bind and transport oxygen. This family summarizes a diverse set of homologousprotein domains, including: (1) tetrameric vertebrate hemoglobins, which are the major protein component of erythrocytes and transport oxygen...; cd01040;~NAD binding pocket [chemical binding];~beta-alpha-beta structure motif;~bifunctional nitric oxide dioxygenase/dihydropteridine reductase 2; Provisional;~conserved FAD binding motif [chemical binding];~flavohemoprotein [Streptomyces venezuelae ATCC10712];~heme-binding site [chemical binding];~identified by MetaGeneAnnotator; putative;~phosphate binding motif [ion binding]), with the protein MDAQLLKSTFAVVERRAEHAVTYFYSHLFWNNPRVRELFPADMAPQRDRLFAALTHVVTHLEDPGLAEYLGQLGRDHRKFLATPALYSAVGTSLLAAFAHATGAAWTMEAEKAWTEAYGLVADLMQAGAARSADAGQPAWWDADVVRHERYGPDLTLLTLRPRTPFPYLPGQYTSLSTPHVPLVWRTYSLANAPRPDGTVDLHIGRVEGGVMSTALSDRLRTGETVRLSAPSGALTARTPPGKPRTFIAAGTGWAPIRALLEEAAADEPGFEGRLFVVARTREYLYGRADAERLAELIPGLRVTYITAAPRAPRGQATERLFQALRSGVNWSAHDAYLAGPPDFLTQVSAILAALGTDPTRVFHDRLPPVTPVSEPAPTRARSLSERRMARPALQWHNPDARAPRAF; encoded by the coding sequence GTGGATGCCCAGCTACTCAAAAGCACGTTCGCGGTCGTCGAGAGACGGGCGGAGCACGCTGTCACCTACTTCTACTCGCACCTGTTCTGGAACAACCCGCGGGTCCGCGAGCTGTTCCCGGCCGACATGGCGCCACAGAGAGACCGGTTGTTCGCCGCGCTGACCCATGTGGTGACACACCTGGAGGACCCGGGGCTCGCGGAGTACCTCGGCCAGCTGGGCCGCGACCACCGGAAGTTCCTGGCGACGCCCGCGCTCTACAGCGCGGTCGGCACCAGCCTGCTCGCCGCGTTCGCGCACGCGACCGGCGCCGCCTGGACGATGGAGGCGGAGAAGGCGTGGACGGAGGCGTACGGGCTGGTCGCCGACCTGATGCAGGCCGGCGCCGCGCGGTCCGCCGACGCGGGGCAGCCGGCCTGGTGGGACGCCGACGTGGTGCGGCACGAGCGGTACGGGCCGGATCTGACACTGCTGACGCTGCGCCCCCGGACGCCCTTCCCGTACCTGCCGGGGCAGTACACGAGCCTCAGCACGCCCCATGTGCCGCTGGTCTGGCGGACCTACTCGCTCGCCAACGCGCCGCGTCCGGACGGCACGGTGGACCTGCACATCGGGCGGGTCGAGGGCGGGGTGATGAGCACCGCGTTGTCCGACCGGCTCCGGACGGGCGAGACGGTGCGGCTGTCCGCGCCGAGCGGCGCGCTCACCGCCCGTACCCCGCCCGGCAAGCCGCGCACCTTCATCGCGGCGGGCACGGGCTGGGCGCCGATCCGGGCGCTGCTCGAAGAGGCCGCGGCGGACGAACCGGGTTTCGAGGGGCGGCTGTTCGTCGTCGCCCGCACCCGTGAGTACCTGTACGGACGGGCGGACGCGGAGCGGCTCGCCGAGCTGATACCCGGGCTGCGCGTCACCTACATCACCGCGGCTCCGCGCGCGCCGCGCGGGCAGGCGACGGAGCGGCTGTTCCAGGCGCTGCGGTCGGGGGTCAACTGGTCGGCCCATGACGCCTACCTGGCCGGGCCGCCCGACTTCCTGACCCAGGTCTCGGCGATCCTGGCGGCGCTGGGCACCGACCCGACGCGGGTGTTCCACGACCGCCTGCCGCCCGTCACCCCGGTGTCCGAGCCTGCCCCCACCCGCGCCCGGTCCCTCTCCGAGCGCCGGATGGCCCGTCCCGCGCTCCAGTGGCACAACCCGGACGCACGCGCGCCGCGAGCGTTCTGA
- a CDS encoding sugar translocase (GtrA-like protein; cl00971;~identified by MetaGeneAnnotator; putative;~sugar translocase [Streptomyces sp. Mg1]) translates to MTTAWQVVRFALVGAVNTGTYYGLYLLLDRWLPYLAAHVAAFALSMVGSFFLTTYVTYRTRPTWRKFLLFPLTNAANFVITTAGVYVLVEWAGVDGRWAPLLAAAAAIPVTFLVSRTIMLRPDTPRTRGSLTEATTGSSGSAESSQAVGAK, encoded by the coding sequence ATGACGACGGCCTGGCAGGTGGTGCGCTTCGCCCTGGTCGGCGCCGTGAACACCGGGACGTACTACGGGCTCTACCTCCTGCTCGACCGGTGGCTGCCGTACCTCGCCGCGCACGTCGCCGCGTTCGCGCTGTCCATGGTCGGCTCCTTCTTCCTCACCACGTACGTCACCTACCGCACCCGCCCCACCTGGCGGAAGTTCCTGCTCTTCCCGCTGACCAACGCCGCGAACTTCGTCATCACGACGGCCGGCGTGTACGTCCTCGTCGAGTGGGCGGGCGTCGACGGGCGCTGGGCCCCGCTGCTCGCCGCCGCGGCCGCGATCCCGGTGACGTTCCTCGTCTCCCGGACGATCATGCTGCGACCCGACACCCCCCGAACGCGTGGGTCGTTGACCGAAGCGACCACCGGATCGTCCGGATCGGCTGAATCGAGCCAGGCAGTCGGCGCCAAGTAG
- a CDS encoding lipoprotein (SurA N-terminal domain; cl07813;~identified by MetaGeneAnnotator; putative;~lipoprotein [Streptomyces pristinaespiralis ATCC25486]), which translates to MHRRTALSVSAAVLIAAAPLLTACGSDAHPGAAAVVGGQRIEVSSVQSEVKDVRTAQAASPQSAQLIKATGDLTRQKLHGMIFDRVVAKVARDNGVTATRAEIQQARAAFVQQSGGEEQLAAALLQQQSVAPDQIDDVARRAVLMDKIAAKLGATNSPEGQQRLTEAFSRASKELRIDVNPRFGAWDNDKITLATYSAPWLRQMSGGAEAGGAAVESGS; encoded by the coding sequence TTGCACCGCCGCACAGCGCTCTCCGTCTCCGCCGCCGTCCTGATCGCCGCGGCCCCGCTGCTCACCGCCTGCGGGAGCGACGCCCATCCGGGGGCCGCGGCCGTCGTCGGCGGACAGCGGATCGAGGTCTCCAGCGTCCAGTCCGAGGTCAAGGACGTCCGGACCGCCCAGGCCGCGTCGCCCCAGTCGGCGCAGCTGATCAAGGCGACCGGCGACCTCACCCGGCAGAAGCTGCACGGCATGATCTTCGACCGGGTGGTGGCGAAGGTCGCCCGCGACAACGGGGTCACCGCCACCCGCGCCGAGATCCAGCAGGCGCGCGCGGCCTTCGTGCAGCAGAGCGGCGGCGAGGAGCAGCTGGCGGCCGCGCTGCTCCAGCAGCAGAGCGTGGCACCGGACCAGATCGACGACGTCGCCCGCCGCGCCGTCCTCATGGACAAGATCGCGGCGAAGCTCGGGGCCACCAACAGCCCCGAGGGGCAGCAGCGGCTGACCGAGGCGTTCAGCCGGGCGTCGAAGGAACTGCGGATCGACGTGAACCCGCGCTTCGGCGCCTGGGACAACGACAAGATCACGCTCGCCACGTACAGCGCGCCGTGGCTGCGGCAGATGAGCGGCGGCGCCGAAGCCGGTGGCGCCGCGGTGGAGAGCGGGAGCTGA
- a CDS encoding hypothetical protein (identified by MetaGeneAnnotator; putative;~sequence version:1), protein MNETTDTTELRDHIEISHLISGFFRALDEQTFEEGWAEAYFTDDVRMTTPLGVAEGAEAVRHMEESVGRFAATLHMSSDVLVRTAPGARTADVSWNAHMTHLHLDSTLWARGEGADSRFTVGGVYEGTFRRTDRGWRIGDLSVRAVWTSGQPPVLPEETAARVAELTGAGRS, encoded by the coding sequence ATGAATGAGACCACGGACACGACCGAACTCCGGGACCACATCGAGATCAGCCACCTCATCAGCGGTTTCTTCCGCGCCCTGGACGAGCAGACGTTCGAGGAGGGCTGGGCGGAGGCCTACTTCACCGACGACGTACGGATGACGACGCCGCTCGGCGTGGCCGAGGGCGCCGAAGCCGTACGGCACATGGAGGAGTCCGTCGGCCGGTTCGCCGCCACCCTCCACATGTCCTCCGACGTCCTCGTCCGGACCGCACCGGGCGCCCGGACCGCCGACGTCTCCTGGAACGCCCATATGACGCACCTCCACCTCGACTCCACGCTCTGGGCGCGGGGCGAGGGCGCCGACTCCCGCTTCACCGTGGGCGGCGTCTACGAGGGGACGTTCCGGCGCACCGACCGCGGCTGGCGCATCGGCGACCTGTCCGTGCGCGCCGTCTGGACCTCGGGGCAGCCGCCCGTCCTGCCCGAGGAGACCGCCGCCCGCGTCGCGGAACTGACCGGCGCCGGCCGGTCCTGA
- a CDS encoding GCN5-related N-acetyltransferase (identified by MetaGeneAnnotator; putative;~sequence version:1), whose product MSLDSAPPLLTRARDVWRQLAAEPVEFGAAGEVAVVASPGSAFCPPGWAGVVVLGGAALVTAPDEETAARIRTAVAALSAERLTDPAAVRAVLPVSEFLGPAALAYVAADGFRPAVSAGPRVTELDAAHPDVAALAEAAGTEDAGEAALDEIGSPAFVVRSGERVVAAAGYRRWPGAAAHLSVLTAPGSRGLGLARTTASAAVRHALAHDLLPQWRARVPASRAVAAALGFRELGHQLAFRGDRLPTAG is encoded by the coding sequence ATGTCCCTCGATTCCGCCCCTCCCCTGCTGACCAGAGCGCGCGATGTCTGGCGACAACTGGCCGCCGAACCAGTCGAGTTCGGTGCGGCCGGTGAGGTGGCCGTCGTGGCCTCGCCCGGGTCGGCGTTCTGTCCGCCCGGCTGGGCCGGCGTGGTGGTCCTGGGCGGGGCCGCCCTCGTGACGGCCCCGGACGAGGAGACGGCCGCCCGGATCCGTACCGCCGTGGCCGCGCTGTCCGCCGAGCGGCTGACGGACCCGGCGGCGGTACGGGCGGTGCTCCCGGTCTCCGAGTTCCTCGGGCCCGCGGCCCTCGCCTATGTCGCGGCCGACGGCTTCCGCCCGGCGGTGTCCGCCGGGCCTCGGGTGACCGAACTGGACGCCGCGCACCCGGACGTGGCCGCGCTCGCCGAGGCAGCCGGGACGGAGGACGCCGGTGAGGCGGCCCTGGACGAGATCGGCTCACCGGCGTTCGTCGTCCGGTCCGGCGAGCGGGTCGTGGCGGCGGCCGGGTACCGGCGGTGGCCCGGTGCGGCGGCGCACCTGAGCGTTCTGACCGCGCCCGGCTCGCGGGGCCTGGGCCTCGCCCGTACGACCGCGTCGGCCGCGGTCCGCCATGCCCTCGCCCACGACCTGCTCCCCCAGTGGCGCGCCCGGGTCCCCGCCTCGCGGGCCGTCGCCGCCGCCCTCGGTTTCCGGGAGCTGGGCCACCAGCTCGCCTTCCGTGGGGACCGGCTCCCGACGGCGGGCTGA